One window of the Flavobacteriaceae bacterium YJPT1-3 genome contains the following:
- a CDS encoding cupin domain-containing protein, which yields MAGYQIQRSPFVVPTTDGKYIGEHWGLATDGNQKISIAHMKAPAGWSEPFQTPEFEEYTLVVSGRKQVEVKGEKIVLMPGESIKIEKNTRVRYSNPFTEPCEYIAICTPAFQLEQVHREED from the coding sequence ATGGCAGGCTATCAAATTCAACGATCACCTTTTGTGGTTCCTACGACTGATGGAAAGTACATTGGAGAACATTGGGGTTTAGCCACTGATGGGAATCAAAAAATCAGCATTGCGCATATGAAAGCTCCTGCAGGATGGAGCGAACCGTTTCAAACGCCGGAATTTGAAGAATATACCCTGGTCGTATCCGGTAGAAAACAGGTGGAAGTAAAGGGGGAGAAAATTGTGCTCATGCCCGGAGAATCCATCAAAATTGAGAAGAATACGCGGGTGCGTTATTCCAATCCATTTACTGAACCCTGTGAATATATCGCCATCTGTACCCCCGCCTTTCAGCTGGAGCAGGTGCACCGAGAAGAAGATTAG